TCACATAACAAAACACAAGCGGGGTTTTCTATATGAAAACCCCGCTTGTGTTTAGGATAAAATTTTCAGTAAATACATCTGAAGTTATCAGATTCCGGCCGAATGAAATTGAAGGTCGTACAGTTTCTTATAATAACCGTCTATAGCGAGTAGTTCGTGATGGTTGCCGACTTCTTTAATCTCTCCCTTATCAAGAACAATAATTTTGTCTGCTTTCTGAATTGTGGACAGCCGGTGTGCGATGACAATGGCGGTCCTTCCTTTCATCAGGTTATCAATGGCAGACTGGATAAGTTCTTCTGTTTCGGTATCTACAGAAGACGTAGCTTCATCCAGTATCAGGATCTTAGGATCGTGTACCAATGCCCGGATAAAAGAAATAAGTTGCGCCTGACCGGCGGACAATGTTGCTCCGCGCTCCATCACCTCGTAGTCGAATCCTCCGGGTAGACGTTGAATAAAATCATAAGCTCCGACTTGTTTTGCGGCATCGATTATTTTGTCTTCCGAAATGCGGTCTTCATTCAGATTGATATTTTTTCTGATGGAGTCGGAGAATAGAAAAACATCCTGGAGAACAGTAGCTATAGTCTTACGCAGATAATTGAGTTCATATTCCCGGATATCTATTCCGTCCAGAAGGATCTGCCCTTTATTGATTTCATAAAAACGGCTTAGAATATTGATGGTAGAAGATTTACCGGCACCTGTAGCACCTACAAGAGCAAGTGTTTCTCCCGGCTGCACTTTGAAGCTTACATCTTTTAGTACCCAGTTTTCATCATTGTAGGCAAACCATACATTTTTAAATTCTATTTCTCCTTTGACATTTTCCGGTTTAAGCGTACCCGAATTGGGAGTCGCTTCATCTGTATCCAGTACATCGAAGATCCTTTCAGCACTCACCATCCCCATTTGTAAGGTGTTGAATTTATCTATAAGCTCTCGTATCGGTCTGAATATCATATTTATGTACATGATAAATGCCACCACTACTCCGGGCGATATTACATCTGCGATAATCTGTTTGGATCCGAACCAGACCAGAAGACCGAGTGCTATGGCCATGATTAGTTCTAATACCGGGAAAAATATAGAAAAGTACCAGTTGGCACGTATATGCGCATTCCGGTGGTGGGAGTTGATGTCTTTAAACTTATGTAATTCTTGTTTTTCCCGGGCAAAGTATTGAATAATACCCATTCCGGAGATATGCTCCTGCAAAAATGTATTGAGATTAGCCACCCACTTCCGTACATCCTGAAAAGCAGATTTCATTGCTTCTTTAAAAATGTAGGTCGCTGCT
The Sphingobacterium spiritivorum genome window above contains:
- a CDS encoding ABC transporter ATP-binding protein, coding for MSDQKITGKTYDSKLLKRMIKYMRPYQTVFWISVVLTILLAAVAPALPLLIEHTLDKYILTDDASGLNNMLIAMLGLLVLQTIIRYFHTLMTNTLGQSVIRDIRIEVFNHITNLRLKYFDNTPIGRLITRTISDLETISNIFSEGLIQIIGDLLQLLVILIVMFYTDWKLTLIVLIPMPLMVAATYIFKEAMKSAFQDVRKWVANLNTFLQEHISGMGIIQYFAREKQELHKFKDINSHHRNAHIRANWYFSIFFPVLELIMAIALGLLVWFGSKQIIADVISPGVVVAFIMYINMIFRPIRELIDKFNTLQMGMVSAERIFDVLDTDEATPNSGTLKPENVKGEIEFKNVWFAYNDENWVLKDVSFKVQPGETLALVGATGAGKSSTINILSRFYEINKGQILLDGIDIREYELNYLRKTIATVLQDVFLFSDSIRKNINLNEDRISEDKIIDAAKQVGAYDFIQRLPGGFDYEVMERGATLSAGQAQLISFIRALVHDPKILILDEATSSVDTETEELIQSAIDNLMKGRTAIVIAHRLSTIQKADKIIVLDKGEIKEVGNHHELLAIDGYYKKLYDLQFHSAGI